One Roseimaritima multifibrata DNA window includes the following coding sequences:
- a CDS encoding HlyD family efflux transporter periplasmic adaptor subunit, translating into MTVNQQTIEETKQQIRVLVNEISALTKSGATSEEFFPEFLQRVITALAAVGGAVWLMDEDQQPRLKYQINVGQSLLEEGSDDSVQHNRLINRVMRSGQSLIVPPYSGTADGEQEGNPTRYLLVLAPLKHDDKIDGLIEVFQRPDTAPETQKGYLKFLQQMCDLASEWLRGQKLRVFTDRQVLWQQADSFARAAHESLNAKETAYIIANEGRRLIGCDRVSVAIKKGRKCKVQAISGQDTIENRSNIVASLNKLATRVIAAGEPLWHDGTTEDLPPQIEEALEDYVDQSYGRNIAVLPLREPQRDASREEQGAAGVVDRDNAHRGEVIGALIVEQIETDLPPDVFRARVNLVYEHGTRALANSLVHSNLFLMPVWRTIGRATWVLRARTLPKTLAVAGLIAAVILGLIFVPLELQLEAEGTLEPDVRQQVFANIDGEVMEVLVGHNSVVEANQPLIRLKNRQLELQMVETLGQINTSVADLNRIRGVMNSSKDLSRTERDQMLGEESEAEIRLESLESKRLLLEEKSQALIIRSPIAGTVLTWDVEKTLYSRPVSTGQVLLEVADLFQPMHIELNMPEKRMSHLDAAFAASTDGSLEVEYILATDPDTTLNAVLDPKSVELRAKPDQEEGNTVTMRAIPDNDDLTKMHPRPGAKVIADVQAGKKSAGYVVFHEVYEWLCKFLF; encoded by the coding sequence ATGACGGTCAATCAACAAACTATCGAAGAAACCAAGCAGCAAATCCGGGTTCTCGTCAATGAGATCTCGGCTTTGACGAAGAGTGGCGCTACGTCGGAAGAGTTCTTTCCGGAATTCCTGCAGCGCGTCATCACGGCTTTGGCAGCCGTTGGGGGGGCGGTTTGGTTGATGGATGAAGACCAACAGCCCCGTCTGAAATACCAAATCAACGTTGGCCAATCCTTGCTCGAAGAGGGGAGTGATGACTCGGTACAGCACAATCGGTTGATCAATCGCGTCATGCGAAGCGGCCAATCGCTGATCGTGCCTCCCTACAGCGGTACCGCCGATGGCGAGCAAGAAGGGAATCCGACTCGCTATCTGTTGGTTCTTGCCCCCTTGAAGCATGATGACAAAATTGATGGGCTGATCGAAGTTTTCCAACGCCCCGATACGGCGCCGGAAACCCAGAAGGGATACTTGAAATTCCTTCAGCAGATGTGTGATCTGGCGAGTGAATGGTTACGCGGACAGAAGCTCCGCGTCTTTACCGATCGACAGGTTCTCTGGCAGCAAGCTGACTCCTTTGCACGCGCGGCTCATGAATCACTGAACGCCAAAGAGACGGCGTACATCATTGCCAATGAAGGTCGCCGTCTGATTGGCTGCGACCGCGTTAGCGTGGCGATAAAAAAAGGCCGGAAGTGCAAAGTCCAGGCGATTAGTGGTCAGGACACGATCGAAAACCGTTCGAATATCGTGGCCTCATTAAACAAATTAGCGACTCGAGTGATCGCCGCTGGCGAACCCCTTTGGCATGACGGTACAACCGAGGACCTCCCTCCACAAATTGAGGAGGCATTGGAAGACTACGTCGATCAATCCTACGGACGAAACATTGCGGTCCTCCCGCTCAGGGAACCTCAGCGTGACGCTAGCCGTGAAGAGCAGGGTGCTGCCGGGGTTGTCGATCGCGACAATGCCCATCGCGGAGAAGTGATTGGCGCTTTGATTGTCGAGCAGATTGAAACCGATCTGCCACCGGACGTGTTTCGTGCCCGAGTCAACTTGGTATACGAACACGGAACGCGAGCCCTCGCCAATTCCCTGGTTCACAGCAACCTATTTTTGATGCCGGTCTGGCGAACCATCGGCAGAGCGACCTGGGTTTTGCGGGCGCGTACGCTCCCCAAAACATTGGCGGTCGCTGGATTGATTGCAGCGGTCATCCTGGGATTGATCTTCGTTCCACTGGAACTGCAGCTTGAAGCGGAGGGGACGTTGGAGCCCGACGTTCGTCAGCAGGTATTCGCCAATATTGATGGCGAGGTGATGGAAGTTTTGGTGGGTCACAATTCGGTGGTCGAAGCCAACCAGCCACTGATTCGATTAAAGAACCGTCAGCTGGAACTGCAGATGGTCGAAACCCTCGGGCAGATCAATACCTCGGTGGCAGATCTGAATCGAATTCGCGGCGTCATGAACAGCAGCAAGGATCTAAGCCGTACCGAGCGCGACCAGATGTTAGGCGAAGAATCGGAAGCGGAAATTCGTCTGGAAAGTTTGGAATCCAAGCGTCTTTTGCTGGAGGAAAAAAGCCAGGCACTCATTATTCGTTCGCCGATTGCCGGGACAGTGTTGACCTGGGATGTCGAGAAGACTTTGTATAGTCGTCCCGTTTCGACCGGGCAGGTTTTGTTGGAAGTTGCCGACCTCTTTCAGCCGATGCATATCGAACTGAACATGCCGGAAAAACGGATGAGCCATTTGGATGCCGCCTTTGCTGCAAGCACGGACGGAAGCCTTGAAGTCGAATACATCCTGGCGACCGATCCAGACACGACGCTGAATGCTGTTCTCGATCCGAAATCGGTTGAACTGCGGGCCAAGCCCGACCAAGAGGAAGGGAATACCGTCACGATGCGGGCAATCCCTGACAATGATGATTTGACCAAGATGCACCCGCGTCCCGGGGCTAAAGTGATCGCCGATGTGCAGGCAGGTAAGAAGTCGGCCGGTTACGTCGTGTTCCACGAAGTTTATGAATGGTTATGCAAATTTCTCTTCTAA
- a CDS encoding UDP-glucose dehydrogenase family protein gives MKIAMIGTGYVGLVTGTCFADSGNEVACVDIDETKIARLREGKVPIYEPGLTELVIRNSESGRLTFTTDLKAAVSSSRIIYLAVGTPPAADGSADLTALKGVVDAMAPHLTADAIVVTKSTVPVGTNQFIYERLEELLGRQVDVASNPEFLKEGAAIDDFMKPDRVVVGVRRPEVGEVLAELYRPFLRTDHPFLTMSPQSAELTKYVANALLSTKISFINEMANLCEHMGGDINDVRRGIGHDSRIGFAFLFPGVGYGGSCFPKDVRALASMARDQGLNPRIMDAVDEVNQHQKTILVSKIDQHFKTDIAGKRFAIWGLAFKPQTDDIREAPALTLIDYLLENGALPQVHDPEASENIRAIYGSKLIYCESAMDALNGADALAINTEWKAYHNPNFEEMRSRMNGHIVFDGRNLYEPEKMVERGFSYHSIGRPAVYSDAPQ, from the coding sequence ATGAAGATTGCAATGATTGGTACCGGCTATGTCGGCCTAGTAACGGGCACCTGCTTTGCCGACAGTGGCAATGAAGTCGCTTGCGTCGACATTGACGAAACCAAAATTGCTCGACTGCGGGAGGGTAAGGTCCCCATCTACGAGCCAGGTCTGACCGAATTGGTCATCCGCAATAGCGAATCGGGTCGACTGACCTTCACAACCGACCTGAAGGCAGCGGTTTCCAGTTCACGAATCATCTACTTGGCCGTCGGCACCCCGCCCGCTGCAGACGGATCGGCCGACCTGACCGCGCTCAAGGGCGTCGTCGATGCAATGGCTCCGCACCTGACGGCGGATGCGATCGTGGTTACCAAAAGCACGGTCCCCGTCGGCACCAATCAATTCATTTATGAACGCCTAGAGGAACTGCTCGGACGACAGGTGGACGTTGCCAGCAATCCTGAGTTCCTAAAAGAGGGAGCCGCGATTGACGACTTTATGAAACCCGACCGCGTTGTCGTCGGCGTTCGTCGTCCAGAAGTGGGCGAGGTTTTAGCAGAACTCTATCGTCCTTTCTTGCGGACCGACCACCCGTTCCTAACGATGAGCCCTCAATCGGCCGAGCTAACGAAGTACGTTGCCAACGCGTTGCTGAGCACCAAAATTTCATTCATTAACGAAATGGCGAATTTGTGCGAGCACATGGGTGGGGACATCAATGACGTCCGCCGTGGAATCGGACACGATAGCCGGATCGGGTTTGCCTTCCTCTTCCCTGGCGTTGGGTATGGTGGCAGCTGTTTCCCCAAAGACGTTCGTGCACTTGCCAGCATGGCTCGCGATCAAGGCCTGAACCCGCGGATCATGGATGCCGTCGACGAGGTGAACCAACATCAGAAAACGATCCTCGTTTCCAAAATCGACCAACACTTCAAAACCGACATCGCGGGCAAACGATTTGCGATTTGGGGATTAGCCTTTAAACCGCAAACCGATGACATCCGGGAAGCCCCCGCACTGACGTTGATCGATTATTTGTTGGAAAATGGTGCCCTGCCTCAAGTCCATGATCCCGAAGCAAGCGAGAACATTCGCGCGATCTATGGCAGTAAACTAATCTATTGTGAATCGGCGATGGACGCATTAAATGGCGCCGACGCCTTGGCGATCAACACGGAATGGAAAGCCTATCACAATCCAAATTTCGAAGAGATGCGTTCACGAATGAATGGACACATCGTCTTTGATGGCCGAAATCTGTACGAACCTGAGAAAATGGTGGAGCGAGGATTCTCGTACCATAGCATTGGCCGACCGGCTGTTTATTCCGATGCCCCGCAATAA
- a CDS encoding serine/threonine-protein kinase produces MPDQYLGPYLLQDKLGSGGMGSVYRARHAKTGQPVAVKLIAEQVADSERFRRRFSVEVETLKKLNHPNIVRLIGYGEEQGRLFYSMDIVEGPSLQQHLRKEKRLDWHVVLQIGIDICSALKHAHDLGVIHRDLKPANLLMAPDGSIQLVDFGIAKMFGAGDYTAVGSVLGTADYMAPEQAGDGKITNRTDLYALGSVMYACLAGRPPFNGKSITTVIEALRRDPPVPLDLIVPETPEELTELIHQLLSKDPQDRPPTALVVGNRLRAMRAGLEAREVQTHMDTAGQTQIEDPTDNEELDVDDEYLIKDDVSPVAGTHDQPTIDATMHSGGSAPQRNPTLKSRGGTNGNDNDGFEISSGLSQFQTVAEAERRQRTLSGTESHPAAHWLSIAGLVLLLCGLIAGGLYLIRPPTADDLYSAIAAADATGNVAESKTEIQSFLRLHGDDPRADQVRQIADAMDVESTVRKLRLRALRSGGIQHLDPPQQAFLAAALLREQDPGAARQQLQHWLTVYGHKDLPTSTEVKRLAILARSEVEALGNQHQTNNDQRAEELAELLTWANDNLPPEEQKRFYTGIIALYEDQSWASEQVKSAEAALGKQEGLDPQILVPAP; encoded by the coding sequence ATGCCTGATCAATACCTGGGACCCTATCTTCTTCAAGACAAACTTGGTTCCGGTGGTATGGGATCGGTCTATCGCGCCCGGCATGCCAAAACCGGGCAGCCGGTGGCGGTCAAATTGATCGCCGAACAGGTCGCCGATTCAGAGCGTTTTCGCCGCCGGTTTTCGGTCGAAGTGGAGACCCTAAAAAAGCTGAATCATCCCAACATTGTCCGTTTGATCGGGTATGGCGAAGAACAGGGGCGATTGTTCTATTCGATGGACATCGTCGAAGGCCCCTCCTTACAGCAACACCTTCGTAAGGAAAAACGCCTGGACTGGCATGTCGTTTTACAAATCGGCATCGATATCTGTTCGGCGCTGAAGCATGCCCACGACCTGGGGGTAATCCATCGCGATCTGAAACCTGCCAACTTGCTGATGGCGCCTGACGGATCGATTCAGTTGGTCGATTTCGGGATCGCCAAAATGTTTGGCGCAGGGGACTACACCGCCGTCGGATCGGTTTTAGGAACGGCCGACTACATGGCCCCGGAACAAGCGGGCGATGGAAAAATCACCAACCGAACCGACCTGTATGCACTCGGTAGCGTGATGTACGCCTGCCTCGCCGGGCGGCCACCGTTCAATGGCAAATCGATTACAACCGTCATCGAAGCCCTCCGCCGCGATCCTCCAGTCCCGCTGGACCTGATCGTCCCCGAGACTCCAGAAGAGCTGACGGAACTAATCCATCAGCTGCTTAGCAAGGATCCGCAAGACCGCCCACCAACCGCGCTGGTGGTCGGTAACCGCTTGCGGGCGATGCGTGCCGGGCTGGAAGCGCGCGAAGTCCAAACCCACATGGATACCGCAGGACAAACTCAGATCGAGGACCCAACCGACAACGAAGAGTTAGACGTTGACGACGAATACCTGATCAAAGATGACGTCTCCCCTGTCGCGGGAACCCACGATCAACCGACCATCGATGCCACCATGCATTCAGGCGGCTCGGCGCCGCAGCGAAACCCCACACTTAAGTCACGTGGCGGGACCAATGGGAATGACAACGACGGCTTTGAAATTTCAAGCGGCCTATCCCAGTTCCAGACCGTGGCGGAAGCCGAACGGCGCCAGCGAACACTCAGCGGCACCGAATCGCATCCCGCTGCACATTGGCTATCCATCGCTGGGTTAGTCCTTCTGCTGTGTGGATTGATCGCCGGAGGGCTGTACTTGATCCGTCCCCCCACGGCCGATGATTTGTACTCAGCGATCGCCGCAGCCGACGCGACAGGCAACGTCGCGGAAAGCAAGACCGAAATTCAATCCTTCCTGCGTTTACACGGTGACGACCCGCGTGCCGATCAGGTCCGCCAGATCGCCGATGCAATGGATGTGGAAAGCACCGTACGCAAACTCCGACTGCGAGCTTTACGGTCCGGCGGGATTCAGCACCTCGATCCACCACAGCAAGCATTCCTCGCCGCGGCATTACTCCGAGAACAAGATCCCGGGGCGGCTCGTCAACAACTGCAACACTGGCTCACCGTCTATGGGCACAAAGACTTACCGACCAGTACCGAAGTCAAGCGGCTGGCAATCCTCGCTCGCAGCGAAGTGGAAGCACTGGGGAACCAGCACCAAACGAATAACGACCAACGAGCCGAGGAACTAGCGGAACTGCTAACCTGGGCGAATGACAATTTGCCACCCGAAGAACAGAAACGGTTCTACACCGGAATCATCGCACTGTACGAGGACCAAAGCTGGGCAAGCGAGCAAGTCAAGTCAGCCGAAGCGGCCCTCGGCAAACAAGAGGGTTTGGATCCGCAGATCCTAGTTCCGGCGCCCTAA
- the panD gene encoding aspartate 1-decarboxylase has translation MRKLLSAKLHRLTVTHADLAYEGSFTLPPELMEAAGILPYESLHVWNVTRGTRLETYAIQGLAGSSDVCANGAAAHLICPGDQVIVATYTFVANEDLSAHQPRLIFVNEKNQLSHTGPEIAGPQLREPIGTE, from the coding sequence ATGCGAAAACTCCTCAGCGCCAAGTTGCATCGGTTGACGGTCACCCACGCCGATCTTGCCTACGAAGGTAGCTTCACGCTTCCACCAGAATTGATGGAAGCGGCGGGGATTCTTCCGTATGAATCGTTGCATGTCTGGAATGTCACCAGGGGGACGCGTCTGGAAACGTACGCGATCCAAGGCCTAGCAGGTTCCAGCGATGTTTGTGCCAATGGAGCCGCCGCTCATTTGATTTGCCCAGGAGATCAAGTGATCGTCGCGACATACACTTTTGTCGCGAACGAAGACCTAAGCGCTCATCAGCCACGATTGATCTTTGTCAACGAAAAGAATCAGCTGTCGCATACGGGGCCGGAAATCGCCGGCCCGCAGCTGCGGGAACCGATAGGGACGGAGTGA
- a CDS encoding response regulator produces the protein MTKTVVDCGNCSPDFNSISSMLKSSYSVQVLQTNGAEDTLKVLRSQRVDLVTVNRKLDQDYSDGIEVIRQIKADSEIASIPVMLVTNHAEHQEAAIAEGAIYGFGKLALQAPETHQRLKEVLG, from the coding sequence ATGACCAAAACGGTTGTCGATTGCGGGAATTGTTCTCCCGATTTCAACTCAATCAGTTCGATGCTGAAGTCCTCGTATAGCGTCCAGGTCCTTCAGACCAACGGGGCTGAGGATACGTTGAAGGTGCTGAGATCTCAGCGGGTCGACTTGGTCACGGTGAATCGAAAACTGGATCAGGACTACAGCGACGGCATCGAAGTGATTCGCCAAATCAAAGCCGACTCGGAAATCGCTTCGATTCCCGTGATGTTGGTCACCAATCACGCAGAACATCAGGAAGCCGCTATCGCAGAAGGGGCGATCTATGGGTTTGGTAAATTGGCCCTGCAGGCCCCCGAAACCCATCAGCGGCTGAAAGAAGTCCTCGGCTGA